In Pseudomonas sp. MM213, a genomic segment contains:
- a CDS encoding LysR family transcriptional regulator — protein sequence METPLSNSGNPAPKTAHRAPLALSGLDFKLLKVFKAVVEAGGFSAAQNELNVGLAAISKQISDLEIRIGMRLCTRGREGFHLTEEGRLVYQASIDLFASVDNFRDRLSSAQNELIGDLGVGVIDNTISDLNSPLVAALRRINEESPKVRFQLQASQLDEIERGVVEGRLVAGIVPVYQKREEFDYYTLYEERSQVYCAIGHPLFSVPDAEIGSNVLKDYECINHRYAIHRDKLNFARYDSFSASATQVEAVALLIKTGRFVGFLPQHYAASMVAQGQFRAVRPDLIHISTPFNLILRHNTVRSPLVKAFAQALGVDLKVPVQG from the coding sequence ATGGAAACCCCACTTTCCAATTCCGGAAACCCGGCGCCAAAAACGGCGCATCGGGCGCCACTGGCCCTCAGCGGGCTGGATTTCAAACTGCTCAAAGTGTTCAAGGCCGTGGTCGAGGCCGGTGGTTTCAGTGCGGCGCAGAACGAGCTGAATGTGGGGCTGGCGGCCATCAGCAAACAGATCTCCGACCTTGAAATTCGCATCGGCATGCGCTTGTGCACCCGAGGTCGCGAGGGCTTTCATCTGACCGAAGAAGGCCGCCTGGTGTATCAGGCGTCGATTGATTTATTTGCCTCGGTCGACAACTTTCGCGACAGGCTTAGTTCAGCGCAGAACGAACTCATTGGCGACTTGGGTGTGGGCGTTATTGATAACACTATTTCCGATCTTAATTCGCCGTTAGTTGCAGCGCTTAGACGGATAAATGAAGAGTCGCCTAAAGTAAGGTTTCAACTTCAGGCGTCACAACTGGATGAAATTGAAAGAGGGGTCGTAGAGGGGCGCCTGGTGGCCGGTATCGTGCCGGTTTATCAGAAACGCGAAGAGTTCGACTATTACACGCTGTATGAAGAACGCTCGCAGGTTTACTGCGCGATCGGCCACCCGTTGTTCTCGGTGCCGGACGCAGAAATCGGCAGCAATGTGCTCAAGGATTACGAGTGCATCAACCACCGCTACGCGATCCATCGCGACAAACTGAATTTTGCCCGGTACGACAGTTTTTCCGCCTCGGCGACCCAGGTGGAAGCCGTGGCGCTGCTGATCAAGACCGGGCGTTTCGTGGGTTTTCTACCGCAGCATTACGCCGCGTCGATGGTCGCCCAAGGGCAGTTTCGCGCGGTGCGGCCGGACCTCATTCACATCAGCACACCGTTCAATCTGATCCTGCGTCACAACACCGTGCGCAGTCCGTTGGTGAAGGCGTTTGCCCAGGCGTTGGGCGTTGATTTGAAGGTGCCGGTTCAAGGCTGA
- a CDS encoding GNAT family N-acetyltransferase, giving the protein MTITLRRALITDAPALPDIERCAAELFRAEPSLSWLADSPVPDAEHHQRAIETEQVWVAQSAEGVLAGFLAAREIDNQLHIQELSVSQPFQGRGIGRKLLLTAVSYARGQELAGLTLTTFRDLPWNELFYRRMGFATLSPAETGPRLTQVLNDEVAHGLPGERRCAMRFSLEPAPSNQRPTPGQTPSPTDCARCCDAGSD; this is encoded by the coding sequence ATGACAATTACTTTACGCCGCGCCTTGATTACTGACGCCCCCGCCCTCCCCGACATCGAACGTTGCGCCGCTGAATTGTTTCGCGCCGAGCCTTCATTGTCCTGGCTGGCCGACAGCCCTGTGCCCGATGCCGAACACCATCAACGGGCTATCGAGACGGAGCAGGTTTGGGTGGCGCAATCGGCGGAAGGTGTACTTGCAGGTTTTCTCGCTGCGCGGGAAATCGACAACCAACTGCATATTCAGGAACTGTCGGTCAGCCAGCCATTTCAGGGCCGGGGCATTGGTCGAAAGTTACTGTTAACCGCTGTTTCATACGCTCGCGGGCAAGAACTCGCCGGTCTGACTTTGACCACGTTCCGCGACTTGCCGTGGAATGAACTGTTTTATCGGCGCATGGGCTTTGCAACATTGAGCCCTGCTGAAACAGGCCCGCGTTTAACCCAGGTTTTAAACGACGAAGTCGCCCACGGTTTACCCGGCGAGCGCCGTTGTGCGATGCGATTCAGCCTTGAACCGGCACCTTCAAATCAACGCCCAACGCCTGGGCAAACGCCTTCACCAACGGACTGCGCACGGTGTTGTGACGCAGGATCAGATTGA